Below is a window of Yimella sp. cx-51 DNA.
GCAGACGGGGTCGGTAGCAGTGCTGCCCCCGGTCCCGTGCGGGGTGTGGTGGTGCTCGTGGCTGGCCATGTGCTGCTCCTCTGGGGTGGGCACCGGGTGGATGGGTGCCGGTCGTGTGCGGGGACGTGGAGGTTCGTGGAGTGCAGGTCAGCGCATCGTGGTGTCGCGCCCCATCCAGGCCATCATCAGACCCATCATCGCCAGGCAGGCGATGGCGTAGACCACGCCGACGGCCCCAATCGCGCCGGCGGCGAGCAGGGCGCCCAGGAGCAGGAGCATGGGCAGGCACATCAGCCACATCCACCACCCGTGTCGGTGCGGGGTCGACGACGGGCCCGGGTGGGTGGTCCCGACGCGGCCTGCGGTGTGCTGCTGCTTGGAGCTCATTGCTGCCTCCTTGTCCTGATGGTGGGTGCTGCTCTTACTCTGATCGTGGCGCTCTGCTGTGGTGCTCGTGCTGCGGGATGACGATGATCTGGTCAAGATCCGTCAGGACCGAGCAGCGCCCTGGTCGTTGCGCCGAGGTCGGTGGTGGTGCTCACCGTGTCGCTGCTGACGAAGAGGACCTCGACCGTGCCGTCGGCGCCCCTCCCGGCCCACATGGCATCGACGGCGCCGACCGACTGCGACCCGACCTTCCAGGTGTCCCCGCGGTCGGTGCTGATCGCCAGGTGACCGTCGGTGGTGCTGATAACCACGCTCTGCTCGTCGGCCCAGGAGGCGAGCACAGCGGGCTTGGGGGTGGGGATGGTGCGCCACGTCGACCCGTCGTCGGTGCTGGTGAGCAGACCCATCTGCGTCGTGGCCAGCAGCTGCCCCGATGAGGGGGCCGACGCCAGCCACCGCGGCGGCGCAGGGATGGCGCGAGTGGTCCAGGTGCGCCCGTCAGAGGTGATGCGCAGCTGTCCGTCGAAACCGACGACCTTCGTGGGTCCTGCGGCCAACGCGTGGAAGTCAGAGCTGCCACCTCGCGAGAGCACCGACCATGACCGTCCTGCGTCGCTGGAGCGGATCAGCCCCAGCGGCTGAGGCAGGTCGGTCGCCGCGACCCCGGGATGCCCGGAGGCGTACAGGCGCCCCTCGGCGTCAGCGGCGAAGCCCATGAGGTCCATGACCGGCCCCCGGCGTCTCAGACCGTCGGGCTCGTCGACGAAGAGGCCCTCGTGGGTGGCCAGCATCAACTTGCCTGTCTGGGGCTCGCGGGCCAAGGCGTGGATGTGGGTGATGGCCGTGCCGGTCCGCGGGCTCGTGCCTGGCGCGCCCGGTGCCCCGCTTGCGCTCAACGGGCTCGGGGCGGATGCATCCCCCCGGCCTGGGTCCTGCCCGGCGCCGCAGGCAGCGGTCAGGGACACCACGGCCACGACTATCGCCATCGCCGAGGACAGTCGCCGTGCCTGCCTCATGAGGTGTACTCGAGGGCGATCATCATGCCGGCCTCGGCGTGGTAGATGTTGTGGCAGTGGATCATCCAGCTGCCGACGTTGTCGGCATCGAGGTCGATGGCCAGGCTCTGCATGGGGGCCATGAGGACGGTGTCCTTCCGCAGCCCCGAGGGGAGCGCGAAGGTGTGGCCGTGCAGGTGCAGCGGGTGGGTCATCATCGTCTGGTTGACCGCGTTGAGCCGCAACCGTTGTCCCTCGGCGACCTCCAGTGCGTCGTTGTCGCCGAAGGGCCCCCCGTTGATCCCCCACCGGTAGGGGCTCATCGAGCCCTGCAGTCTCAGGTCCAGGGTGACGTCGGGATCCTTCTGCGGTAGCCGGGCCGCGTCCGTCGGCGTGAGCTCGGAGCCGACGAGAACGTCGCCGTGCAGCTCGACCGGGGTGACCCCGGGATCGGGGGCCGTCCCGGAGCCGGTGCGAACCAGCGCCAGGCCCTGGCCTCCGGTGGTCTTGCCGAACGGCCGCGCGACGAGCGGGAAGACTCCATCAGCGAGGGTGACGACGGCGTCGTAGCGCTCGCCCATCCCGATGTAGAGGGCGTCGACCTCCTCCGGCTGGACCGCGTAGCCGTCAGTGTGGGTCACCGACATCTGGTGGCCACCCAACGCGACGGTGAAGATGGTGTCCGACGCAGCGTTGATGAGCCGCAGGCGGATCTTCTGCCCGGGCTTGGCGGACAGGACGTCCGGGTCGCTGGGGGCCTTCCCGTTGATGAGGAACATGGGGTACTGCACGTCACCGGCGTCCCCCCACGGCGCCGCGCCGGCGCCGCCACCGCCCATCGAGCCGTGATCCATCCGGGACATCGACCCATGGTCCATGCCGCCCATGCCTCCGGAGCTGGACGCGCCGCCGTCGCCGATGAGCTTCTTGAGCACATCGTCAGGGGTTGTCCCCGTCCCGTCGATCCAGTCGTCCAGGACCAGCACCCATTCCTCGTCGTAGTCGCCGCGCTCGCGCGGGTCGTCGATGATCATGGGTGCGTACAGGCCACGGTCGAGCTGGACGCCGACGTGCGGGTGGTAGAAGTACGTTCCGGGATCGGGAGCGGTGAACTCGTAGACGTACTTCTGGCCCGTGGCGATGGGGTCCTGGGTCAGGCCCGGGACACCATCCGCGGCGTTGCGCAGGCGCAGTCCGTGCCAGTGGATGGTCGTCTCGTCGGGCAGCTGGTTGTCCAGGGTGACCCGCAGGAAGTCTCCGGCCTCGGCCCGGACCACGGGGCCGGGGAGGGTGTCCCCGTACGCCCACGTGGAGACCTGCCTCCCCCCGAGGTCGAGGGTTACCGGGCGTGCGGTCAGATTCTTCGTGACGGTGCGCTGCCCCGGCGAAGGGGAGGCCGGGCTCGGGGTTCCGAAGGTCCGGGTAGTGGACTCAGCGGTTCCGGCGCACGCGGACAGCGTCGCAGCCGATGCCAGGCCCAGTCCCCCGAGAAGGACATGCCGGCGGGTCAGGGGCGAAGGGGTCATACGGGGTCTCCTCGATGTCTCGACTGGGTTGCCGGTGTCAGCGGTTCTCGAGGATCCGTCGGCGGTCCTCGTACTCCTCGATCGAGATCTCGGCACGCGCCAGCGACTCGTTCAGGAGGGTCATCGGGTCAACGCGTGGTGGCTGCTGCCCCTTGCCCGCAGGGAAGAGGGAGCGCAGACCGAACGCGATCGCGACCCAGAAGGCGAGGGCAGCAACGCCCATTAGCATCCACATGCCCATGCCGCAGCTCTGGCCCCACATCATCATGTGCTTCTCCCATCCTCAGGTCCGCGCGGACCGCGACGATCCGCCCAGCCGTCAGATTCGCCGCGAGAACTGGCGATCTGGCATCCGCTCGATTAAGATTTGACGAAGAAGTCAGCGCTCCCCCTGGGGAACGGCGTGCGCTGAGGACGGGTCGGGTGACACTGGGGGCGTGACCGCCACACGAGCAACGCACAGCCCGGCAACAGCCGGCCGCGTCCTCATCGTCGAGGACGAGGTGTCCCTGGCCGAGATGGTCACCGCCTACCTCGAGCGAGCAGGCTTCGAGACCCACGCCGTGCACTCCGGGACCGACGCGGTCGCCGCAGCCCGCACCCTGCACCCCGACGTCGTCGTCCTCGACCTCGGCCTGCCCGGGCTGGACGGTGTCGAGGTCTGCCGCCAGATCCGCACCTTCACCGACTGCTACGTCATCATGACCACAGCACGCACCGACGAGGTCGACACGCTCATCGGGCTCTCGGTCGGCGCGGACGACTACCTCGCCAAGCCGTTCAGCCTCCGTGAGATGACCGCCCGGGTCCAGACCATGATGCGGCGGCCACGAACTCCGGCTGCCACCTCCGAGGAGCTGAGCAACGGAACCCGGTCGTTCGGGACCCTTCAGGTCGATCCTGTCGGCCACGAGGTCCGTCTCGACGGCGAGCCCGTGGCACTGACCCCCACCGAACGTGACCTCCTCATCACCCTGGCATCCCGCCCAACCATGGCGTTCACCCGCCGCCAGCTCATCGACGAGGTCTGGGGCGGCGGCTGGGTCGGCGACGAACACCTCGTCGATGTCCACGTGGCCCACCTGCGACGCAAGCTCGGTGACGACCCCGACGCCGGCCGCTTCGTCACCACCGTCCGAGGCGTGGGGTACCGAATGGGCAAGGGATGACAACCAGAGACACCAATCCACGCACGCGAGGCCTGACCAGCCGACTCCTCCTCGGCCAGGCCATCGTCCTGGTCGCCGGCGCCCTGACGACAGGCCTGGTCGCCGCCGTCGTCGGCCCACCGCTCTTCCACGACCACCTGCTCCAAGCCGGTCACGCGGAGAACTCCCCCGAGCTCATCCACATCGAGATGGCCTACCGAGATGCGTCCTTCCTCTCCCTCGGCCTCGGCCTGATCATCTCTCTAGCGGCTGCTGGCGCCGTCTCATGGCTTCTCGCCAAGCGGATCCGCCAACCGTTGACCACACTGACCTGGGCCGCACGCGAGCTCTCCAGAGGGCACTACTCCACCCGTGTCCCAGACATCGGGTCCAACACCGAGCTTGAGACACTCGGCGAAGCGTTCAACCACATGGCGGCCCAGCTCGAAGGAGTCGAGGCCACCCGCCGTCGCATGCTCGCCGACCTGGCCCACGAGCTGAGGACCCCCATCGCCACCGTTGCCGCCTACCACGAAGCCCTGCACGACGGTGTCACCAAGCTCGGCCCCGAGAGCCAACACGCACTAGCCGAGCAAACCCAACGGCTGACCCGACTCGCCAACGACATCGACGCCGTATCCAGCGCGGAAGAAGGACGACTCAACCTCAGCCTCGAGCCGATGCGGATCTCCGACCTCATGTGGCGCGCCGGCGAGAACATGCGAGAGCTGTACCGCGAAGCCAATGTCAACCTCGCCATCGAAGAACAAGCCGCAGCAGGACTCACCATCAACGTCGACCGACAACGGATCGGCCAGGTCCTGGACAACCTCCTGACCAACGCACTGCGACACACACCCGCCGGCGGCATCGTCGTCCTGACCTGCGCACGCTCAGACGACGAGATCAACCTCATCGTGAACGACAACGGCGCCGGCATCGCCGCCGACCACCTCCCCCACCTCTTCGAGCGCTTCTACCGCGCAGACCCATCCCGCTCACGCAGCGACCACACCGGATCAGGGATCGGGCTGACCATCAGCAAGGCCATCACCGACGCACACGGAGGCACCATCCGCGCCCAGAGCCCCGGAGAAGGCCAAGGGTCCACCTTCATCGTCACCCTCCCACTGATCAACAACTGACTGTCGAGCAGGTCGGCAACTCGGCCCGCCTTGAGGTTCGCGATGACGGGGACGGCATCGCCGCCGAGCATCTGCCGCACGTGTTCGAGCGGTTCTATCGCACTGACACCGCGCGAGACCGCGACCACGGCGGCGCCGGGATCGGCCTGGCGATCTGCCAATCGGTGGCGCGGGCGCACGGCGGCACCGTCACCGCAGCCAGCGACGGCCCCGGACAGGGTGCCAGCTTCACCGTGACCCTGCCGGCCGAAACTTCATGAAATCTCCAGACAATCTCGACCGGACGTGCGTGGTACGGCGCCCAGGCTGAGACGGATCGCAATCCGTTGCCTGGAAGGAAACTCTCGCTCATGTTCTCTCGTCGTTCGCTGACTCTCACTCTCGCGGCCGTGACCGCGACCGTCACCTTGGCCGCGTGCGGCTCCAGCGGAGGCGGGATGGGTGGCATGTCCGGGATGGACCACGGCTCCACGTCCGCCACTGGCGGCTCCAGCAGCAGCCCGTCCGGGCGCGCCGCGGACATCACGTTCGCGCAGAGCATGATCCCGCACCATCAGCAGGCCGTGGAGATGGCCGACATTGCCCTGGGCAAGACCACCGCCAGCAAACAGGTGCGCACCCTCGCCACGCAGATCAAGAAGGCACAGGACCCGGAGATCACCACCATGACCGGGTGGCTGAAGACCTGGGGCACCCCCACCACCATGCCCGGCATGACGGGCCATGACATGAGCGGGATGACCGGGATGATGAGCAAGAAGGAGATGGCCGCGCTCAAGTCCGCCAGCGGGTCTGCGTTCGATCGCAAGTGGCTGACCATGATGATCGGGCACCACCGCGGTGCGATCACAATGGCCACCGACGTGCTGAAGACCAGCCAGGACCCGGATGTTAAGACACTTGCTCAGTCGATCATCAAGGGCCAGAAGAAGGAGATCACCACCATGACCGACTTGCTCGGGCCGGTATCCCCGACCAGCGCCACGGTGACCGGCTCGACCGACAGCCTGTAAACCCCACCATCGTTCATATACCCCATGGGGGTATACTCGGTCTCATGGAGCCGGGCCAGCGGATCCGGTTGCGCGTGATCAACGCGTCCGGGGACACGGCATACCGCATCGGGATGCCTGGGGTGCCGATGACGCTGACGCACACCGACGGGTTCCCCATTGTCCATCGGCGGGTTGACGCGGTGGTGCTCGCGATGGGCGAACGCGTCGACGCCCTGATCACCGTGCCGGACCGCCCGGTGCCGTTCGTCGCTCTTGCCGAGGGCAAAACCGGGTCCACCTTCGCGGTGCTGGCGGCCGGGTCAGGCGCCCGCCCGACAATGGCGTCCGTCCCGAAAACGCTGGGTGGCCGCGTCATCCAGAGCGCATCGACGACCGCCGACCCGTCGGTGCGGCTGAAGTCCCGCGAGGTGGACGTGACGCACGCGTTGATGCTGACCGGGTCGATGAACGCCTACGACTGGGGCATCAACCATCGCCGGTATGACGAGAACAACCCGTTCGCGCCCGCGGTGAACATCAAAGAGGGTCAACGGGTTCGGCTGGACAGTTGGAGTGCTAAGGCAGCACCGATTAGACGCCCGTCAACTGTCCTGTCTCAGTGCCCGCCACCGGCGACAACGAACCGTGGCGGGCGTCCACCCGCCTGCAGACCGTCCTGTTCACGCTCCGCGCCCACGTCCGGCAACGCGACACGATGACGGGCCAGGTGCCAGCGGACAGGTGGAACCTGCTCCGGCACACGCAGACCAGCCCCCTACGGTCCGCCCCGGGGATCGTCTACGCCGACGCCGGGTAGGTGCCAGCCCGCACTCGCCTTGACCGGGACCACGGTCCTGACGAGGGACGCGCGGACCGCCCGAACCCACGGGGAGTCGACCGTTTCCAAGCGGGGAGCCTCGTCGTCCTCGGCTCCGTCGGTACCGGCCGGTGTACGCGCTTCCCACAGACCGAGGACCATCCCCCGCGGGATCATGCCGTCGGCCAGACCCGCGCCCGCCACGACAACGAGGAACGCCGGGTAGTCGCCGCTGCGGTGCCGCAACGCGGCGTCCACGTTCGACCCGAACCCGCCACGCAACATGGACAGCGCGTCGTCCGGGTCTGACCGCAACACCGCCTCGACCGAGACGCCCCCGGCAACCGACCGACGGTGACGAAGAACGTGTCACGGTCGTGCGGCAGGGCACCCGGGCGGGCCAACACCACCCGGTCCAAAGTCTCGCCCGAGTACGTGAACCCCGGCCCGCCACGGAACACAGCACCACCGAACGGCTCCTCGCCCCAGATGACCTCCTCGACCAGGCGTTGGCCGAGCTCGACAGCCGCTACAAGCTGGGATGCGGCGAGTTCGAGTTCGCACTGGAGATCTCCGCCTGCGGAGCGCAGTCGGTCTACGTCTGCAGGGATCCGATCCACGCGGTCGGGCTAAACCTCTCAGGCAGCGCCGACCACGACGAACTGGCGTCACAGCTCACACCCGGTCGTCATGTCATCGCGCAAGTGGGCCAGCAGCTCATCCTGCAGAACCAGCAGGGTGCTCTCTGCCTCGTCGACCTGCTCGCCGTCCAACACGAGGTGACACAGCCCGAGTACACGCCTGCCTCCGTGCGCTTCCGGTACCGCATCCTCACCGGCTCCTGAACGCCCTGCCACGACCGACGCTCGACCTGCCCCGCCGGATCGCCTCCGGCGAGTTCGGTGAGGCCGGCGACCGGATCCCGACGCTGGCGGACCTGATGGCCGCGTACCGCTTCGCCGGGGTGCAGACGATGAGGGCCGCACAAGCAGTCTTGGTCGACGAGGGCGTGTTGGAGACCCGGCATGGGTCCGGTGCGTTCATCGTGCGGGTTCCCTCGGCCGACACTGTGGGCGTAGTGGCGATCGGTGACGAGCTCGAGCAGCTGCACGAAGCGGTGGCCCGGGTTCGCCAGCACGTCACCGCGTTGCGCGATCGCGCCACGAGTCCGGCACCCGAGCCTGCGACGGCGGGTCGGTTGTGGGAGTGGGCGTCCTGGACGCACTGCGCCACCTGTGACTCCGGGACCGGCGGCACCACGCGTGGGTGGGCCAACGACATCGACGAGTACGACCGCCTCGAGTACTGCCGCGAGCAAGGCCACGACTACTCCAGCGGCGTCGGCCTCCTGCCCGAGCAGGACCCGGAGACGGCAGCCGCGATCGAGTCCTGGTGGGAGCACCACGCCCACACCGAGGAAGCAGCCCGGCTCGTGCTCGCCGGCGACATCAACACCGCACGCTGGCACGCCCAGCGCGCCCACGACCTCGCCAACCACTATGACGACTTCGCCGGGTTCTCCTCCCCCGTGTCCCCGCCAGTCCTGCATCGGCCGTGGACCGGATGAACGGTGTACCACAATATTGGCGGACGTTCCGTCATTGAGAGCAGGCATTGTTTAGCTCGGCTCGGCGGCGCTCTGGAAGGATAGAAGGGACTGCTGCACGGATAGGTGACAGGTTCGGTCACGCCGCCTGTGTGGCGGGTGTGGTCATGATGGTCTCGAATTCGATGGGGGTCAATCGGCCGAGTCGTTCCTGACGCCGGCGGCGGTGGTAGGTGCGTTCGGTCCAGGTCACGATCGCCGTCCGCAACTGCTCACGGGTGTCCCAGGCATGCCGGTTGAGCACGTTCTTTTGCAGCAGCGCGAAGAAGGATTCCATCGCGGCGTTGTCGCCAGCAGCTCCGACTCTGCCCATCGACCCGAGCAGGTCGTGGCTTCGCAGCGCCCGGACGTATTTCCGGGCGCGGAATTGAGAGCCGCGGTCGCTGTGCACGATGCACCCGGCGACGGGCATGCCCTCAGCACGGCGTCGCGCGACTGCTGAATTCAACGCCGCCACAGCCAGTGTCGACCGCATCCGCTCACTCAGGGAATACCCCACGATCCGACCCGAGTACACGTCTTTCACCGCGCACAGGTACAGCTTTCCCTCACCGGTGCGGTGCTCGGTGATATCGGTCAGCCACACCTGATTCGGTGCCGTCGCGGTGAACTCGTGCCGCACCACACCATGCTGGTCGGTGACGGCGAGCAGATCGTCATGGACCGGTGGGCCCGGTCGCTTACCGTGCCGGCCAGGACGTTTACCGGCTCTTCGCCGTTGAGCGTGGGTCATATGTTGAGTCCGCCTCCGATGAGGAGCATTCGTAGTCGGTAGTTGTCACGGTTGCGGAAGCCTCGTGCGATGCGTCGGTGGAGTTCGATGAGCCCGTTCATGGCTTCGGTGCCGCCGTTGGATGCGCCGTGGGTGTCGAAGTAGCCCAGGAACTCGGTGCGCCACTGCTTCAGGGTGCGCCCGAGCCGTGCGACTTCGCGGATCGGGCAGGTGGCGAAGGTGGCCAGGACCTGTTCGGCGACCTGGCGACCGGCCGCGTGAGTGTCTTGGTGGTAGACCGAGCGGACCTGCTGGGCGCACTGCCACGCCACCTCGACCTCGAGGTGTGCCTCGTTCGCGGCGAATGCTGCCGGGCCCTACCCCCGGATCTTGGACACCGGGTGTGATTACGCAGCGGTCGGTAGCGTAGCGGCCCGGCGGGCCTCGTAGGTGGACGGGGACAGGTAGCCGCACCAGGTGTGACGGCGCCGGGTGTTGTAGCGGACGAGCCACCTGAAGACCTGCCTGCGGCAGCCCAGTTCGTCATTCCAGCACGCGGCGTCTTTGGAGGACCTCGCGCTTCATCGTGGCGTTGAACGACTCCGCCAGCGCGTTGTCCGCGCTGGATCCCACGGCGCCCATGGATTGGGTGACCCCGAGCTTCTTGCACAGCGCGGCGTAGGCCTTCGAGCAGTAGACCGACCCATGGTCGCTGTGAAAGATCGCGCCCTTGAGGCTGCCCCGGGTCGCGGCAGCGGCCTTGAGCGCGTCCTCCACGAGCTCGGTGCGCATGTGGTCAGCGACCGCCCAGCCGGCCAGTCGACGGGAGTAGCAGTCGATCACGGTGGCCAGGGACAGGTTCGTGCCGTCGGCCAGCGGCAGGTAGGTGATGTCGCCGACGTAGCGCCGGTTCGGGCGCTCGGCGGTGAAGTCCCGCTTGAGCAGGTCGGGGTACTTCTGCCCCGAGGGCTCGGGGATCGTGGTCCGCACCCGCCGCTTCTTCACGTAGCCACGGATGCCCTCAAGCCGCATCACCCGCGCGACGCGCTTGTGGTTGACCCGCTCACCGGCAGGAGCGTTGTCGTTGAGCTCGGCGGTGATCCGCGGCGCCCCCTGGGTGTCGTCCTCGGCATGAACGGCCCTGATCCGTTCCGCGAGCTCAGCATCTGCCCGGGCGCGCTCTGCGCGAGCGGGGGCGGCGTTGAGCCAGGCGTAGTAGGACGGACGCTCGACCTCGACGAGCGCGCACAGTCGCTTCACCTCGAAGGTGGCGGAGTTGTCGGCGACGAACTGGAAGCGACTCACCAGCGCGTCTCCCCGGCGAAATACTTGGCCGCCCGCTGGAGAATCTCCCGCTCGGTGGTGAGCTTGGTCGTCTCGGCACGTAGCGCCGCGTTCTCGGCCTCGAGTCGGGCGATCCTCTGCTCGGGCGCCTCACCCTCGGGTACCGCGGGGCTCGGCCCTGGAGGCTTGGACTGCAACGGGCTGGAGGTCAGCGTTCCGTCGGCGGCGGTCTTCTTGCCGGTCCCGTAGACCTCGAGCCAGCCCCGCAGCGTGCCGCGCACGATGCCGAGGTCCTCGGCGATGCCGCGGACCGTGGCGCCCGGGGTGGACTCGTACAAGTCGACGGCCTGACGACGAAACTCCTCGGAGTAGTTCTTCCTGGCCATAGTTCCTGGATCATCTCGCTTCCCCAGCACCACGTGCTGGATTCAGCGTGTCCAAGAACCGGGGTCAGGCCCCGAGGCCGCACGCGCCGCACTCCCGCGAACAGGCAACCATTCAGGGAAATAGGTGCTGGTCCGGAGTTTGGGGACAGCGACATCGATCGTGCCGACGCGAGTGTCCAGAGGCCGGTGCCGGTACCCGTTGCGTTGAGTGGTGCGCCCGGGTGTGGGGCGGCCCCACTCGGCACCCACGACGGCGTCGGCGTCCGCGGACAGCAACGCGTTGATCATGGTTTGCAGCAGGGTGCGCATCAGATCCGGTGATGCTTCGGACAGGGCTTCACTCAGAAGCCCGGCAGGGTCAACAATGTGTGGAGCGGTCATCGTGATGACTCCATTCGAGAGAGCTGTGAGAGGTTCACTCGAAGGATCACGCGGTGGCCGCACCCACGTCCACAACCGGGACCAGGCGAGCGACCGCGCTACACCACTATCAGGGACTCAACTGAACAGACCGATGGACAGAAGAAGAGTTGCCGGTGCCCGGTCGACCGTCAGTACCGCCGGATCATTGTCTCCACGGCAATCTCGCATTGCACTCCGCAGCAGCCCAATAACCAAGCGTCAGCGTGCAGATCCGCCGTCGACAGGCCGTTCGGCCCAGAGCCAGCGGAGCGCGTCTGGCAACAGCACGCCGCCGTGATTGGGGCTGTGGGCGCCATCTCCGACGATGAGCCTGAAGTCATAGCCGGCACGAGCGAAAGCGGCTGCAGTCTCGAGGTTCTCCGCAAACCAGTTGAAGTCCGGCTGATTCCAGTTGATGTCGCGCTGCGCGGCATGGAGAAACACCCGCATGTCGCGGTGCGGCTCGGAGGCGAGCAGCTTCGGGTACGGGTTGCCGCCGGGCATCTGTGCGAAGCTCGAATTGAACGCGATGACACGCCCGATCGCGTCTGGGCGGCACCAAGCGGCCGTCACCGCGGCGTTCCCCCCGCTGCTGCCTCCGCAGATACCCCGCATCATTGGGTCCGCGGAGATCCGAAAGCGGCTCTGGAGGAGCGGCAAGACTTCTTCCACGAAAAAATTGGCATACGTGCCGTCGAAGGCGTCGTATTCAGCATTGCGATGCTTCGTCACGACGCCATCAACATTGAGTACGCCCGGGTCGACAAAGACACTCACGAGGGGCGGGAGGTCTCCTGCAGCAGCGAGGTTGTCAAGGACGATCGCCCCGCGCACGTCCCCCTCGGGGTCGAGATACCACCAACCGTCGTTGAAGAACATGACAGCGCTCTCGTCATCAATCGAATGGCCAGCTGGCCGGTGCATCCACACCCTGCGCGATGTTCCCGGAAAGCGCGTACTCGCTCCGAGCACCAACTCTTCGATCGTGCCGGCTTCTCCCCGGTTCCGTGAAACGGAGTCTGGGCCGTACTCGTATGAGATCTCGCCGAGCGAACGTGGAAGCGGGGCGAACGGCACCGTTGGAGACACGTTGCGACTGTATCGGAGAGGCCGACCGAACGAACAAAACTCCTTCCCGCAAGACGTTCCACGTGCGGAACCTCGAACGGTGACCGCGCCCGTCGAGCCCGATCCCGTCCCGATCCCGTCCCGACCGGGTCCTGGCCGTCCCGCAGGGGTCGTCCGGCCACTGTCACCGGGACAGGGGCCGCTTGTGGCACACGTCCGTACGCACTGACCGGGACTCAACCTGCGCCGCCCACCTTGTGGTCGGACCTTCCGCCGAATCACGCATGCTCATAGCGAATGACTTTCGATCAGCTTTCCGCATCCGCAGAGGGTTCTACGGGTTGAAGAACATGGACTCGCGCTGTCGAGGCGTCTTTGCGACCCATTGAGGCCAGAACGTCACGAGTGGTCTTCTCAGCGGCGGCGAGCTCGGTGCACTGTGTCACGCCGACATCGTCCACGTGAAGTTCCAACCCCAGCCGCCAGGGCACCGGGCGAACCCAATACCCCTTACGCCAGGTCTTACCTCCCTCGCGCCATGCACGTTCGGACAGTCAGCAGCGCAGCAACCACACATCGGACCACGGCCGAAATCGATGTTCTGCTTCGTTCCCGCACGCGCAGTCTGGGCTCGTGCATCGGGCGCCATCCTCGAGTGACGGCATCTGTCGACGCTAGCCCACACAGGATCCATGGAGCGAGTCAATATGCCGACGAATACGCACGAACTTGATACGCAGGGTGTCCACCAAACAGTTGACCAACAACACTAGAACACATGAGACACTAATGATGGGTTCGTGCGCGGATTCACACCCCGAATTCACTTCAATGGTCCGCGGCTTCCGCACGCACCGACGAGTCCCAGGCCCACGACGTCTTCCTGGGCAGGGTGCCCAGTGGGGCGCGGCCGCAGCAGTAGAGCAGCACGTCGCCCGGCGCGCCCTCTGGCGCATCGGGGAAAAGGCGATCGAGGACGGCTCGAGACAGGTCTGTCGGCGGGCGCCACTCAAAGCCAAGCCCTTGGGCGATGTCGTAGGTATGCACCAGCACCTCGACCGCCCCCATGGCCGCGAAGCCGTGGGGATCAGAGGTCCCGTTGGGGTGCCAGCCACGACTGCTCGACGGAGTCAGGACCACGGCGTTCTGCAACAACGTGCCGCACATGACGACGGCGTCCATCAGCTGGCGGTTCGTCGCGTCCTTGTCGACGACGACCTCGATCGGCAGATAGCCGTCCGCGGGCTGTGCGAGCACCTGAGATGCGTACGAGAAAAGGTCATCC
It encodes the following:
- a CDS encoding GntR family transcriptional regulator; translated protein: MASGEFGEAGDRIPTLADLMAAYRFAGVQTMRAAQAVLVDEGVLETRHGSGAFIVRVPSADTVGVVAIGDELEQLHEAVARVRQHVTALRDRATSPAPEPATAGRLWEWASWTHCATCDSGTGGTTRGWANDIDEYDRLEYCREQGHDYSSGVGLLPEQDPETAAAIESWWEHHAHTEEAARLVLAGDINTARWHAQRAHDLANHYDDFAGFSSPVSPPVLHRPWTG
- a CDS encoding response regulator transcription factor; protein product: MTATRATHSPATAGRVLIVEDEVSLAEMVTAYLERAGFETHAVHSGTDAVAAARTLHPDVVVLDLGLPGLDGVEVCRQIRTFTDCYVIMTTARTDEVDTLIGLSVGADDYLAKPFSLREMTARVQTMMRRPRTPAATSEELSNGTRSFGTLQVDPVGHEVRLDGEPVALTPTERDLLITLASRPTMAFTRRQLIDEVWGGGWVGDEHLVDVHVAHLRRKLGDDPDAGRFVTTVRGVGYRMGKG
- a CDS encoding multicopper oxidase family protein, with amino-acid sequence MTPSPLTRRHVLLGGLGLASAATLSACAGTAESTTRTFGTPSPASPSPGQRTVTKNLTARPVTLDLGGRQVSTWAYGDTLPGPVVRAEAGDFLRVTLDNQLPDETTIHWHGLRLRNAADGVPGLTQDPIATGQKYVYEFTAPDPGTYFYHPHVGVQLDRGLYAPMIIDDPRERGDYDEEWVLVLDDWIDGTGTTPDDVLKKLIGDGGASSSGGMGGMDHGSMSRMDHGSMGGGGAGAAPWGDAGDVQYPMFLINGKAPSDPDVLSAKPGQKIRLRLINAASDTIFTVALGGHQMSVTHTDGYAVQPEEVDALYIGMGERYDAVVTLADGVFPLVARPFGKTTGGQGLALVRTGSGTAPDPGVTPVELHGDVLVGSELTPTDAARLPQKDPDVTLDLRLQGSMSPYRWGINGGPFGDNDALEVAEGQRLRLNAVNQTMMTHPLHLHGHTFALPSGLRKDTVLMAPMQSLAIDLDADNVGSWMIHCHNIYHAEAGMMIALEYTS
- a CDS encoding cell wall metabolism sensor histidine kinase WalK produces the protein MTTRDTNPRTRGLTSRLLLGQAIVLVAGALTTGLVAAVVGPPLFHDHLLQAGHAENSPELIHIEMAYRDASFLSLGLGLIISLAAAGAVSWLLAKRIRQPLTTLTWAARELSRGHYSTRVPDIGSNTELETLGEAFNHMAAQLEGVEATRRRMLADLAHELRTPIATVAAYHEALHDGVTKLGPESQHALAEQTQRLTRLANDIDAVSSAEEGRLNLSLEPMRISDLMWRAGENMRELYREANVNLAIEEQAAAGLTINVDRQRIGQVLDNLLTNALRHTPAGGIVVLTCARSDDEINLIVNDNGAGIAADHLPHLFERFYRADPSRSRSDHTGSGIGLTISKAITDAHGGTIRAQSPGEGQGSTFIVTLPLINN
- a CDS encoding SHOCT domain-containing protein, giving the protein MMMWGQSCGMGMWMLMGVAALAFWVAIAFGLRSLFPAGKGQQPPRVDPMTLLNESLARAEISIEEYEDRRRILENR
- a CDS encoding F510_1955 family glycosylhydrolase; the protein is MRQARRLSSAMAIVVAVVSLTAACGAGQDPGRGDASAPSPLSASGAPGAPGTSPRTGTAITHIHALAREPQTGKLMLATHEGLFVDEPDGLRRRGPVMDLMGFAADAEGRLYASGHPGVAATDLPQPLGLIRSSDAGRSWSVLSRGGSSDFHALAAGPTKVVGFDGQLRITSDGRTWTTRAIPAPPRWLASAPSSGQLLATTQMGLLTSTDDGSTWRTIPTPKPAVLASWADEQSVVISTTDGHLAISTDRGDTWKVGSQSVGAVDAMWAGRGADGTVEVLFVSSDTVSTTTDLGATTRALLGPDGS
- a CDS encoding DUF305 domain-containing protein, coding for MFSRRSLTLTLAAVTATVTLAACGSSGGGMGGMSGMDHGSTSATGGSSSSPSGRAADITFAQSMIPHHQQAVEMADIALGKTTASKQVRTLATQIKKAQDPEITTMTGWLKTWGTPTTMPGMTGHDMSGMTGMMSKKEMAALKSASGSAFDRKWLTMMIGHHRGAITMATDVLKTSQDPDVKTLAQSIIKGQKKEITTMTDLLGPVSPTSATVTGSTDSL